The segment CTCGCCCGCGGCATGCTCTACGACCCCCGCTGGGGCTGGCACGCGGCGGCCGAGACCGGCGGCGTGGTCGAAGCCCCGCCGCAATACTGGCGCTCGCAGCCCTCGACGCAGAAGGAGCTGTTCGGCAAGACCAGCTTCGGGGCGCGGTGATTTCTTCACCTCCCCGCTTGCCGGGGAGGGCGAGCTCCCACCTCACGCATCCGTAACCCTCCTTAGCTTCCACCCGCCGCAAAACAGGCCTAACCTCCGCGACACTCAACGCCCCCGAGGCCCGCCATGCGTTTCCGTGTCCGCAAAGCAGCCCATGTGCTGGAGCGTGTTGGCCTTGCGATGGCGGGCGCGGCCTGCGGCCTGTTTGTGGGCGCCTATGTCGGCTCGGCGATCCCGCCACTCACCACGCAGGGCTTTCTGGTGCTGATGATGCTGCTCGGCGTGGTCGGCTTCTATCTCGGCATCGACACGCCGCAGCTCCCCTTCGACGAAGCCCATAGCCAGATCGACGCCGCGGAATTCCTGAGCTCCGCCGGCACGCTATGCGCCACCTTCGCAGCACTTGCATCGGTTGCCGTCATCGTGCTGCGGCTGGAGGCCGACGGCGCGCTGAGCTGGCTGGTGCTGGTGGCCTGGATCGCGGGCGTGGCGATGCAGATCGTCGCGGGGACAAAGGCGCGGATGCGAAAGTAGCTTTCTTCCTTCTCCCCTTGTGGGAGAAGGTGGCGCGAAGCGCCGGATGAGGGGTTGCATCTGCGAGCGATGCTGCGCGAGGTTCACGTGGGGAGAGAAACCCCTCACCCGTCTCGCCGCTGCGCGGCGAGCCACCCTCTCCCACAAGGGGAGAGGGGAAGTAAGCCGATGCGGTCCGCCTAAAACACCACGCCCACCTTGGTCCCGCGCTTCCACGCCACGCGGCAGCGTTTCTTGGTGTTGACATGCAGCAGCTCGAATCGATCGGGGATCTTCACCTGCCCGCCGAGATCGACGCAGGCGCCGCCGGGCGAATAGTCGACCAGCGTGCACACGATGACCGGCGCGCGCGGGTCGGTGATGATCTTGGCCTGGCGGGAGACCAGGCCGGCGGGCTTCACGCGGGCAAACTTCCGGGGATGCTGTGACACGTGTCCTCCATCTCCGCTGTTCTTGCGGAGGTCTTGGACGCCATGATGCAGGTGAGGTGATGCGATCACGCTAAGGTCGGGGCGAGAATTTTAATGAAAAGTAGCGGCAGGTGCGGAAAGTGGCGGTAGCGGGGTGGGGTCTTCCCCTCTCCCACAAGGGGAGAAGGAACGATGCGGCGCGACGCGGCCACCATCACCCCGCCACGCTCTCCTCCGCCGCCACCGGCCCCACCGGCATCGGCACCGTCACGTAGCTCTTCGGCAAATTCACCGGCCGGTAGTCCGGCTCCGCCGCCATCCGCTTCAGCACGCTCTCATGCACATGCGCGCCCTCGCCGATCACGCGCGGCTCGCAATCGGGGATGTAGAAGCCGAGCACCACTGTCCGCTCCGGCCATTCCTTGTAGGTCGCGCTCTTCGGAAAATACTCCAGCACGCGCCAGAGCGCCGTCATCGAATTGTGCAGCGTGCCGGTCTTGCCGGTATAGGCGGGCGCGACGTATTGGAACGGCGAGCTCTTGCGCTGGATGCCCCAGGCGAGCTGATTCACGGTGCTTTGGCTGAAGTTCAGCCCCGCCTTCGCCGCCTCGTCGATCATCCAGATCAGCGGATATTTCGATTCCGCGCTCTCGGCCTCCGGATAGCCACCGCCGACGTCGCAATGCACGCCGGCGAACCACACCTGAAGAATGTCCTGCGGCTCCTTCGTCTCGTCCCGCACATAGCGGTTGCGCCAGAACTCCTGCGGCTCTTCGTACGCCTTCAGGCGGAACATGCAGCGCCGCTCGTCGATCGCGATCGCCTGGCGGAAGATGTGGACGCTCGGATTGCGCAGCGTGAAGGCGAGCTCCTCCAGGCTCGGCCAGTACAGCCGGTCGGCGCGCGGCACGATCACGCTCGCCACCGTGTCCCACACCCCGATGAAATGCACGGTCGGCCA is part of the Bradyrhizobium commune genome and harbors:
- a CDS encoding PilZ domain-containing protein; amino-acid sequence: MSQHPRKFARVKPAGLVSRQAKIITDPRAPVIVCTLVDYSPGGACVDLGGQVKIPDRFELLHVNTKKRCRVAWKRGTKVGVVF
- a CDS encoding T6SS phospholipase effector Tle1-like catalytic domain-containing protein; translation: MEHDGQREHETKPKNLVICCDGTGNEISENISNVLKLYRCLCKTDKTVPRQMVFYDPGVGTMTEPSTWGRWKSNIKLVLGLATGYGLDDNVLAAYCFLVAHYAPGDRIYMFGFSRGAYTVRVLAGLIHKVGLISPEQANLAGSGLIAYKQYSGTGRGNDIEDLKDIAVDDQGPLPKDRFDLAAQFARITSTRWPTVHFIGVWDTVASVIVPRADRLYWPSLEELAFTLRNPSVHIFRQAIAIDERRCMFRLKAYEEPQEFWRNRYVRDETKEPQDILQVWFAGVHCDVGGGYPEAESAESKYPLIWMIDEAAKAGLNFSQSTVNQLAWGIQRKSSPFQYVAPAYTGKTGTLHNSMTALWRVLEYFPKSATYKEWPERTVVLGFYIPDCEPRVIGEGAHVHESVLKRMAAEPDYRPVNLPKSYVTVPMPVGPVAAEESVAG